One genomic region from Sphingomicrobium aestuariivivum encodes:
- the dapB gene encoding 4-hydroxy-tetrahydrodipicolinate reductase, with protein sequence MKIALIAPDGRMGQAITTAAEAAGIAVVEEGADVLIDFSAPDALRASIDRALSGNVPLLVGTTGLDEGHDQLLRDASSDVAILKAPNTSLGVALLTDLVERAARILGSEEWDIEIVEAHHRHKADAPSGTALHLGLAAERGRGEDAHDELGRCGTGLKREAGEIGYAAVRGGTVAGDHDVFFLGPEERLILSHRAESRSIFARGALAAARFLKGREPGFYSMADVIDAS encoded by the coding sequence ATGAAGATCGCGCTCATCGCTCCCGACGGCCGCATGGGCCAGGCCATCACCACGGCGGCAGAGGCTGCCGGCATCGCGGTGGTCGAGGAGGGCGCCGACGTCCTCATCGACTTTTCCGCGCCCGATGCGCTGCGCGCCTCGATCGACCGCGCGCTGAGCGGCAATGTCCCGCTGCTCGTCGGCACGACGGGGCTCGACGAGGGGCACGACCAGCTGCTGCGCGACGCCAGCAGCGATGTCGCCATCCTGAAGGCGCCCAACACCTCGCTCGGGGTGGCGCTCCTCACCGACCTTGTCGAGCGCGCCGCGCGCATCCTCGGGTCGGAGGAGTGGGACATCGAGATCGTCGAGGCGCATCACCGCCACAAGGCCGACGCGCCGTCGGGCACCGCGCTCCACCTCGGCCTCGCCGCCGAACGCGGGCGCGGCGAGGATGCGCATGACGAACTCGGCCGCTGCGGCACGGGACTCAAGCGCGAGGCCGGCGAGATCGGCTATGCCGCGGTGCGCGGCGGCACGGTCGCTGGCGACCATGACGTCTTCTTCCTCGGCCCCGAGGAGCGGCTCATCCTCTCGCACCGGGCCGAAAGCCGCAGCATCTTCGCACGCGGCGCGCTGGCGGCGGCGCGCTTCCTCAAGGGCCGCGAGCCCGGCTTCTATTCGATGGCGGACGTGATCGACGCTTCATGA
- the nth gene encoding endonuclease III, whose product MKKADVFEFYSRLAEDNPAPETELEYGNPYQLVVAVALSAQATDVGVNKATRALFDKVKTPQQMLDLGEEGLREHIKTIGLFNQKAKNVIKAARILVDDYGGEVPEEREALERLPGVGRKTANVVLNTAFGHPAIAVDTHIFRVSNRTGLAPGKTVLAVEKKLEKVTPEPFLLNAHHWLILHGRYVCKARTPECWRCPVADLCRFKKKTPAPKGGKPATA is encoded by the coding sequence ATGAAGAAAGCGGACGTTTTCGAATTCTACTCGCGCCTCGCCGAGGACAATCCCGCGCCCGAGACCGAGCTCGAATATGGCAACCCCTACCAGCTCGTCGTCGCCGTCGCCCTGTCGGCGCAGGCGACCGATGTCGGGGTCAACAAGGCGACGCGCGCGCTGTTCGACAAGGTGAAGACGCCACAGCAGATGCTCGACCTCGGCGAGGAAGGCCTTCGCGAGCACATCAAGACGATCGGCCTGTTCAACCAGAAGGCGAAGAACGTCATCAAGGCCGCGCGGATCCTCGTCGACGATTATGGTGGCGAGGTGCCGGAGGAGCGCGAGGCGCTCGAGCGGCTGCCCGGCGTCGGGCGCAAGACCGCCAATGTCGTGCTCAACACCGCCTTCGGCCATCCGGCGATCGCGGTCGACACGCATATCTTCCGCGTCTCCAACCGCACCGGGCTGGCGCCGGGCAAGACGGTGCTCGCGGTCGAGAAGAAGCTCGAGAAGGTCACCCCCGAGCCTTTCCTCCTCAATGCCCATCACTGGCTGATCCTGCACGGCCGCTACGTCTGCAAGGCCCGCACGCCCGAATGCTGGCGCTGTCCGGTCGCCGACCTGTGCCGCTTCAAGAAGAAGACGCCCGCGCCCAAGGGTGGGAAGCCAGCGACCGCCTGA
- the alr gene encoding alanine racemase, translated as MVHRPLRLRLSATALADNWRYLARTGGVETGAAIKADGYGLGAREVMDVLAKAGARDFFVSTWDEAAALGELPEGVRLAVLHGLGPDDGQAANPSPARPVLCSMAQVRRWRAAFGERPCDVMVDTGMHRLGVGAEDLGELDGLAIDTLHSHLACADEPDHPLNAAQLERFRAAKERVAAQRYSLANSAGILLGPDFAFDLTRPGIALYGGAPAPGSDALFAPVVSMEAQVVQRRILPAGEAIGYGATFSAERDLPVAILNAGYADGYPRNMSGAGHAKWAGTLLPLVGRVSMDLVAVDISRAGDVREGDWLGLDFDINAVARQCGIISYEVLTGLNGRFERVWSA; from the coding sequence ATGGTCCACCGCCCGCTTCGCCTGCGCCTGTCCGCCACCGCGCTCGCCGACAATTGGCGCTATCTCGCCAGGACGGGCGGGGTGGAAACCGGCGCCGCGATCAAGGCTGACGGCTATGGCCTCGGTGCGCGCGAGGTGATGGATGTGCTCGCCAAGGCGGGGGCACGCGACTTCTTCGTGTCGACATGGGACGAGGCCGCCGCGCTCGGCGAGCTGCCCGAAGGCGTGCGGCTCGCCGTCCTCCACGGGCTCGGCCCCGACGACGGACAGGCTGCCAATCCCAGCCCCGCGCGGCCGGTGCTGTGCAGCATGGCGCAGGTGCGCCGCTGGCGTGCGGCCTTCGGGGAGCGCCCTTGCGATGTCATGGTCGATACCGGCATGCACCGGCTGGGGGTAGGAGCGGAAGACCTCGGCGAGCTCGACGGTCTCGCGATCGACACGCTGCACAGCCATCTTGCCTGTGCCGATGAACCCGACCATCCGCTGAACGCCGCGCAGCTCGAGCGCTTCCGCGCTGCGAAAGAGCGGGTTGCCGCGCAGCGCTATAGCCTCGCCAATTCCGCGGGCATCCTCCTCGGGCCGGACTTTGCCTTCGACCTGACACGGCCCGGCATCGCGCTTTACGGCGGTGCGCCCGCGCCCGGGTCCGACGCGCTGTTCGCGCCGGTCGTGTCGATGGAAGCGCAGGTGGTCCAGCGCCGTATCCTCCCGGCGGGCGAGGCGATCGGTTATGGCGCGACATTCTCGGCCGAGCGCGACCTGCCGGTCGCCATCCTCAACGCCGGCTATGCAGACGGCTATCCGCGCAACATGTCGGGGGCGGGCCATGCCAAGTGGGCCGGGACACTGCTGCCGCTTGTCGGACGCGTGTCGATGGATCTCGTGGCGGTCGACATCAGCCGCGCCGGCGACGTGCGCGAGGGCGACTGGCTCGGGCTCGACTTCGACATCAACGCGGTCGCGCGCCAGTGCGGCATCATTTCCTATGAAGTCCTCACCGGGCTCAACGGCCGGTTCGAGCGGGTCTGGTCGGCCTAG
- a CDS encoding GFA family protein — MKACGGCHCGAVRWEARLPEPPLKALSCNCSMCRMTGYLHVFVPHGDFLLLRGSDALTTYRFGTGAAAHLFCRFCGVKSYYQPRSHPEAWSLNARCLDEEVALDVTDFDGANWEAAKSALDGKPEGG; from the coding sequence GTGAAGGCCTGCGGCGGGTGCCACTGCGGCGCGGTGCGCTGGGAGGCCCGATTGCCCGAGCCGCCGCTGAAGGCGCTGTCGTGCAACTGCTCGATGTGCCGCATGACGGGCTACCTCCACGTCTTCGTGCCGCATGGCGATTTCCTGCTACTTCGCGGCAGTGACGCGCTCACCACCTACCGCTTCGGCACCGGCGCGGCGGCGCATCTCTTCTGCCGTTTCTGCGGGGTGAAAAGCTATTACCAGCCGCGCAGCCACCCCGAGGCGTGGAGCCTTAATGCCCGCTGCCTCGACGAGGAGGTGGCGCTCGATGTGACCGACTTCGACGGGGCGAATTGGGAGGCGGCAAAGTCCGCACTCGACGGAAAGCCCGAAGGCGGTTAG
- a CDS encoding bifunctional alpha/beta hydrolase/OsmC family protein: protein MHETESFAFTGHGGHRLDGRLERPRYVRPRAVAIFAHCFTCGKDSRGATLITRALAAEGIAVLRFDFAGLGGSEGDFASFATQVADLEAAAKALSEADLAPSLLIGHSLGGAAVIAAAGRIEGISAVATIGAPSDTDHVLHHLGDHLEEIEVEGEAVVKIGGRDFCVKKQFIEETRGALQRERLEEFNHPLLVMHSPTDNLVGIEHARALFEAARHPKSFVSLDGADHLLTRDADARYAAGVIAAWAARYAPSPAEEPKETLSGTVRVETAGGKFAQWVTTPSHRFLADEPVSYGGTDDGPTPYDLLLGALGSCTSMTIAMYARHKGIDLRHVSIELEHSRDHMSDTRSDVEEGAGERIEAIDRHIRLEGDFSEKQRKRMIEIADRCPVHRTLEGELHIHTTSEP, encoded by the coding sequence ATGCACGAGACCGAAAGCTTCGCCTTTACCGGCCACGGCGGCCACAGGCTCGACGGGCGGCTCGAGCGGCCGCGCTATGTGCGGCCGCGCGCGGTCGCCATCTTCGCCCATTGCTTCACCTGCGGGAAGGACAGCCGCGGTGCCACGCTGATCACCCGAGCGCTCGCCGCCGAGGGGATCGCGGTGCTGCGCTTCGACTTTGCAGGCCTCGGCGGATCGGAGGGCGATTTCGCCAGCTTCGCCACGCAGGTCGCCGACCTCGAGGCCGCCGCGAAGGCCCTGTCCGAAGCCGACCTCGCTCCCAGCCTCCTCATCGGCCACAGCCTCGGCGGCGCCGCCGTCATTGCCGCGGCGGGCCGGATCGAGGGCATCAGCGCCGTCGCCACCATCGGTGCGCCGTCCGACACCGACCATGTCCTTCATCACCTTGGCGACCATCTCGAGGAAATCGAGGTGGAGGGCGAGGCGGTGGTCAAGATCGGCGGGCGCGACTTCTGCGTGAAGAAGCAGTTCATCGAGGAGACGCGCGGCGCGCTCCAGCGCGAGCGGCTCGAGGAGTTTAACCACCCGCTTCTTGTCATGCACTCGCCGACCGACAATCTCGTCGGGATCGAGCATGCCCGCGCGTTGTTCGAGGCGGCGCGCCATCCCAAGAGCTTCGTCTCGCTCGACGGCGCCGACCATTTGCTCACCCGCGATGCGGATGCGCGCTATGCCGCGGGCGTGATCGCCGCCTGGGCGGCGCGCTATGCCCCCTCGCCGGCGGAAGAGCCGAAAGAAACGCTGTCGGGCACGGTGCGGGTCGAGACGGCGGGGGGCAAGTTCGCGCAATGGGTGACCACGCCTTCGCACCGCTTCCTCGCCGACGAGCCCGTTTCCTATGGCGGCACCGACGATGGTCCGACGCCCTACGACCTGCTGCTCGGCGCGCTCGGCAGCTGCACGTCGATGACCATCGCCATGTATGCGCGCCACAAGGGCATCGACCTGCGCCATGTCTCGATCGAGCTCGAGCACAGCCGCGACCATATGTCCGACACCCGTTCGGACGTCGAGGAGGGAGCCGGCGAGCGGATCGAGGCGATCGACCGCCACATCCGGCTCGAGGGCGACTTCAGCGAAAAGCAGCGCAAGCGGATGATCGAGATCGCCGACCGCTGCCCCGTCCACCGCACGCTCGAGGGCGAGCTGCACATCCACACGACGAGCGAACCGTGA
- a CDS encoding UrcA family protein, whose protein sequence is MFNRFAIAAAAIATSTTLIAPTVDAKPVTTVSIETGDLDLRSPAGRKALRERVERVAVEACGKAHPIDLQGKREVRQCRAHAMLLAQDVIRRRN, encoded by the coding sequence ATGTTCAACCGTTTCGCCATCGCCGCCGCCGCCATTGCCACTTCGACCACGCTCATCGCCCCCACGGTCGATGCCAAGCCGGTCACCACCGTCAGCATCGAGACCGGCGATCTCGACCTTCGTTCGCCCGCCGGCCGCAAGGCCCTGCGTGAACGCGTCGAGCGGGTCGCGGTCGAGGCGTGCGGCAAGGCCCACCCGATCGACCTCCAGGGCAAGCGCGAGGTGCGCCAGTGCCGCGCCCACGCCATGCTCCTTGCACAGGATGTCATCCGTCGCCGCAACTAG
- a CDS encoding LysR family transcriptional regulator — MYDWNDLRYFLAVAEEGSTLKAAARLGANQTTVARRIGALEAALGHQLFERRRAGYRLTETGTRFLDLARPVRDAADALEAEADASSRTLSGTVRLSTNELYSEAMLTPLLIAYKKEHPDVRIELDHSHEPRDLASGEADIGLRVAEEMKGDALVARRIGEDRWTFYCSRGYAEAHGKPRTFREIPDHPVVGGGGAGIWDVYGRWLEQYAPGLEPVMTYDSSTGLLAAVRSGAGLAALPCMAVDDDPQLVRCFPSGGSVKRSVWLVTHERVRHTPHVRSVMDFLGDRLAERAKALGLA, encoded by the coding sequence ATGTATGACTGGAACGACCTGCGCTATTTCCTCGCCGTTGCGGAGGAAGGCAGCACGCTGAAGGCGGCGGCGCGGCTCGGGGCCAACCAGACCACCGTGGCCCGCCGCATCGGCGCGCTCGAGGCAGCGCTCGGGCACCAGCTGTTCGAGCGGCGCAGGGCGGGCTACCGGCTGACCGAGACGGGCACGCGCTTCCTCGACCTCGCTCGCCCTGTGCGCGACGCGGCCGACGCGCTCGAAGCCGAGGCCGATGCGAGCAGCCGCACCCTGTCGGGCACGGTCCGCCTGTCGACCAACGAGCTTTATTCCGAGGCCATGCTGACCCCGCTCCTCATCGCCTACAAGAAGGAGCATCCCGACGTCCGCATCGAGCTCGACCACAGCCACGAGCCGCGCGACCTTGCCAGCGGCGAGGCCGACATTGGCCTCCGCGTCGCCGAGGAGATGAAGGGCGATGCGCTGGTCGCTCGCCGCATCGGGGAGGACCGCTGGACCTTCTATTGCAGCAGGGGATATGCCGAGGCCCACGGCAAACCACGCACGTTCAGGGAGATCCCCGACCATCCGGTGGTGGGTGGCGGCGGCGCGGGCATCTGGGATGTCTACGGCCGCTGGCTCGAACAATATGCGCCGGGGCTCGAACCGGTCATGACCTATGATTCATCGACGGGGCTGCTCGCCGCCGTGCGCTCGGGCGCGGGGCTTGCCGCCCTGCCCTGCATGGCGGTCGATGACGACCCGCAGCTGGTCCGCTGCTTTCCCTCGGGCGGCAGCGTGAAGCGCAGCGTCTGGCTGGTCACCCACGAGCGCGTGCGCCACACGCCCCATGTGCGCAGCGTGATGGATTTCCTCGGGGATCGGCTGGCCGAGCGCGCGAAGGCGCTCGGCCTCGCCTGA
- the glmS gene encoding glutamine--fructose-6-phosphate transaminase (isomerizing), translating to MCGIVAIVGKEPVADRLYDGLKRLEYRGYDSAGICTINDGDFQRRRAEGKLNNLAGVLEERPLEGTIGIAHTRWATHGAPVERNAHPHIAGDVAIIHNGIIENFKPLREELVADGYKMESDTDSEVVGHLVARELKRGKSPQEAVGAILSRLHGAFAMGFLFKQHPDIVIGARRGSPLTLGYGEGENYLGSDAIALAPWTQKIAYLDDGDWAVLTRDEVQIFDADNQPVEREIVISGATAASVEKGNYRHYMQKEIFEQPIVVAQTLQSYVRPYDGEVALPDNSLDLSTISRITIVACGTSFYAGMVAKYWIEHFARIPVDIDVASEFRYRDPILKKGELSLFISQSGETADTLAALRHAKDEGQIIAAVINVPTSTMAREADLILPTHAGPEIGVASTKAFTCQLAVLAAFAARLARVNGKIDAKEEADIVAHLAEVPEAMRLALEHDEDIASMAHLVSPARDVLYLGRGPDYPLAMEGALKLKEISYIHAEGYAAGEMKHGPIALIDEKVPVIVLAPSGPLFEKTVSNMQEVQARGGQIILISDAEGLEQAGEGCIATIEMPKAHPLIQPIVYAIPVQLLAYHVAVAKGTDVDQPRNLAKSVTVE from the coding sequence ATGTGTGGAATTGTTGCCATCGTCGGCAAGGAGCCCGTCGCCGATCGCCTGTATGACGGTCTGAAGCGGCTCGAATATCGCGGCTATGACTCGGCCGGCATCTGCACCATCAACGACGGCGACTTCCAGCGCCGCCGCGCCGAGGGCAAGCTGAACAATCTTGCCGGCGTGCTCGAGGAGCGCCCGCTCGAGGGTACCATCGGCATCGCCCACACCCGCTGGGCCACGCATGGCGCGCCGGTCGAGCGCAACGCCCACCCGCATATCGCGGGCGATGTCGCCATCATCCACAATGGCATCATCGAGAATTTCAAGCCGCTGCGCGAGGAACTGGTCGCCGACGGTTACAAGATGGAAAGCGACACCGACAGCGAGGTCGTCGGCCATCTCGTCGCGCGCGAACTCAAGCGCGGCAAGAGCCCGCAGGAGGCCGTCGGCGCGATCCTCAGCCGCCTCCACGGCGCCTTCGCCATGGGCTTCCTGTTCAAGCAGCATCCCGACATCGTCATCGGCGCGCGTCGCGGCAGCCCGCTCACGCTGGGCTATGGCGAGGGCGAGAATTATCTCGGCTCTGACGCCATCGCGCTGGCGCCCTGGACCCAGAAGATCGCGTATCTCGACGATGGCGACTGGGCCGTGCTGACCCGCGACGAGGTGCAGATCTTCGACGCCGACAACCAGCCGGTGGAACGCGAGATCGTCATCTCGGGCGCGACCGCCGCGAGCGTCGAGAAGGGCAACTATCGCCACTATATGCAGAAGGAGATCTTCGAGCAGCCGATCGTGGTCGCCCAGACGCTCCAGAGCTATGTCCGTCCCTATGACGGCGAAGTGGCGCTGCCCGACAACAGCCTCGACCTGTCGACGATCAGCCGCATCACGATCGTCGCCTGCGGCACCAGCTTCTATGCCGGCATGGTTGCCAAATATTGGATCGAGCATTTCGCGCGCATTCCCGTCGACATCGATGTCGCCTCGGAATTCCGCTATCGCGACCCCATCCTCAAGAAGGGCGAACTGTCGCTCTTCATCAGCCAGTCGGGCGAGACCGCCGACACGCTGGCCGCGCTGCGCCACGCCAAGGACGAGGGGCAGATCATCGCCGCAGTGATCAACGTGCCGACCTCGACCATGGCACGCGAGGCCGACCTCATCCTGCCGACCCACGCGGGGCCGGAAATCGGTGTCGCCTCGACCAAGGCCTTCACCTGCCAGCTCGCCGTCCTCGCCGCCTTCGCGGCGCGCCTTGCGCGGGTCAACGGCAAGATCGACGCCAAGGAAGAAGCCGACATCGTCGCGCATCTCGCCGAAGTGCCCGAAGCCATGCGCCTCGCGCTCGAGCATGACGAGGACATCGCCTCTATGGCGCATCTCGTCTCGCCGGCGCGCGACGTCCTCTATCTCGGCCGCGGCCCCGACTATCCGCTGGCGATGGAAGGCGCGCTGAAGCTCAAGGAAATCAGCTACATCCACGCCGAGGGCTATGCCGCCGGCGAGATGAAGCACGGCCCCATCGCGCTGATCGACGAAAAGGTGCCGGTGATCGTGCTAGCGCCCTCGGGCCCCTTGTTCGAGAAGACCGTCTCGAACATGCAGGAAGTCCAGGCGCGCGGCGGGCAGATCATCCTCATCTCGGACGCCGAAGGGCTCGAGCAGGCGGGCGAGGGCTGCATCGCGACCATCGAGATGCCCAAGGCGCATCCGCTGATCCAGCCGATCGTCTATGCGATCCCCGTGCAGCTGCTGGCCTATCACGTCGCTGTCGCCAAGGGCACCGACGTCGACCAGCCGCGCAACCTCGCCAAGTCGGTGACGGTCGAATAG
- the glmU gene encoding bifunctional UDP-N-acetylglucosamine diphosphorylase/glucosamine-1-phosphate N-acetyltransferase GlmU, with amino-acid sequence MHQSPAIIVLAAGKGTRMKSSLHKVLHPIAGRPMIDHLLGSVDRLSVTRTVVVVGQWKEQLEDALGDRGITFAEQTEQLGTGHAVQQAQCALEGHDGPVILLFGDVPMVSAETMTAMVERLEADDKPGIVVLGFEPEDTKAYGRIICMGDDTIDKMVEHKDATPEERQCRMCNSGMMAVEGAHLFDWLAQVGNDNAAGEYYLPDIVNIAKREGRRPVVVKGEEREVTGINSRAEMAAAEAQWQEFRRAEAMAEGVTLRAPETVFFSWDTKLGKDVTVEPFVTFGPGVSVADGATIRAHSHLEGCDVGEDCEVGPYARLRPGARLEHGAKVGNFVEVKNAVLGAGAKANHLTYVGDASIGPRANLGAGTITCNYDGFNKWPTIVGADAFVGSNSALVAPVVIGDGAIVGAGSVVTRDVDADAIAIARGQQKQLDGAAKSFRDKAAEKKKEGVGKRQVAAALGTKKDS; translated from the coding sequence ATGCATCAGTCTCCCGCCATCATCGTCCTTGCCGCGGGCAAGGGCACCCGAATGAAATCCTCGCTCCACAAGGTGCTCCATCCGATCGCCGGCCGCCCGATGATCGACCACCTGCTCGGCAGCGTGGACCGGTTGTCGGTGACCCGCACGGTCGTCGTCGTGGGGCAGTGGAAGGAGCAGCTCGAGGACGCGCTCGGCGATCGCGGCATCACCTTTGCCGAACAGACCGAGCAGCTCGGCACCGGCCATGCGGTGCAGCAGGCACAATGCGCGCTCGAGGGCCATGACGGTCCCGTCATCCTCTTGTTCGGCGACGTGCCGATGGTCAGCGCCGAGACGATGACGGCGATGGTCGAGCGGCTGGAAGCCGACGACAAGCCCGGCATCGTCGTGCTCGGCTTCGAGCCCGAGGACACCAAGGCCTATGGCCGCATCATCTGCATGGGCGACGATACCATCGACAAGATGGTCGAGCACAAGGACGCCACCCCCGAGGAGCGGCAGTGCCGGATGTGCAATTCGGGCATGATGGCGGTCGAGGGCGCGCACCTGTTCGACTGGCTCGCACAGGTCGGCAACGACAATGCGGCGGGCGAATATTATCTCCCCGACATCGTCAATATCGCCAAGCGCGAGGGGCGCCGACCCGTCGTCGTCAAGGGCGAGGAGCGCGAGGTCACGGGCATCAACAGCCGCGCCGAAATGGCCGCCGCCGAAGCGCAGTGGCAGGAATTCCGCCGCGCCGAAGCGATGGCCGAGGGCGTGACGCTGCGCGCCCCCGAGACTGTCTTTTTCAGCTGGGATACCAAGCTGGGCAAGGACGTGACGGTCGAACCCTTCGTCACCTTCGGCCCCGGCGTTAGCGTTGCCGACGGTGCCACGATCCGCGCCCATTCGCACCTCGAGGGCTGCGATGTCGGCGAGGATTGCGAGGTCGGTCCCTATGCCCGCCTGCGCCCCGGTGCGCGGCTCGAGCATGGCGCCAAGGTCGGCAATTTCGTCGAGGTGAAGAATGCCGTGCTCGGCGCCGGCGCCAAGGCCAATCACCTGACCTATGTCGGCGATGCCTCGATCGGCCCGCGCGCCAATCTCGGCGCCGGCACGATCACCTGCAATTACGATGGCTTCAACAAGTGGCCGACCATTGTCGGTGCGGATGCTTTCGTCGGCTCGAACAGCGCGCTGGTCGCGCCCGTCGTCATCGGTGACGGCGCGATCGTCGGCGCGGGCAGCGTGGTGACGAGGGACGTCGATGCCGACGCCATCGCCATCGCGCGGGGCCAGCAGAAACAGTTGGACGGCGCCGCGAAGAGCTTTCGCGACAAGGCCGCCGAAAAGAAGAAAGAGGGCGTGGGCAAGCGACAGGTCGCGGCCGCGCTCGGTACGAAAAAGGATAGCTAG